A window of Aquitalea denitrificans contains these coding sequences:
- a CDS encoding glutaredoxin family protein, with protein sequence MKLTLYFREYCSLCHQMLAELQPWQARHGFELNVVDVDADPVLEARFNELVPVLMEGEQEICHWHLDIPALAAHLGEIG encoded by the coding sequence ATGAAACTGACTTTGTATTTTCGAGAGTACTGCAGCCTGTGCCATCAGATGCTGGCCGAGCTGCAGCCGTGGCAGGCCAGGCATGGCTTCGAGCTGAATGTGGTGGATGTGGATGCAGACCCCGTGCTGGAGGCCAGATTCAACGAACTGGTGCCAGTTTTGATGGAAGGCGAGCAGGAGATTTGTCACTGGCATCTCGATATTCCTGCTTTGGCTGCACATTTGGGCGAAATCGGCTAA
- the lepA gene encoding translation elongation factor 4, whose translation MKHIRNFSIIAHIDHGKSTLADRFIQFCGGLELREMSAQVLDSMDIEKERGITIKAQTAALQYKARDGQVYNLNLIDTPGHVDFSYEVSRSLSACEGALLVVDASQGVEAQTVANCYTAIDLGVEVVPVLNKIDLPAAEPERVSQEIEDIIGIEAIDAVRASAKSGIGIQDILEVVVSKIPPPEGNPDGPLKALIIDSWFDNYVGVVMLVRVKDGQVRPKDKIKFMATGAEHLVEQVGVFSPKSVQRDVLNAGEVGFIIAGIKELKSAKVGDTITLMKTPATEALPGFKEVQSQVFAGLYPVESHDYEALRDALEKLQLNDASLKYEPEVSQALGFGFRCGFLGLLHLEIVQERLEREFDMDLITTAPTVVYELVLKDGSVIHVDNPSRLPDPGKVEEIREPIITAHILVPQDYVGAVITLCTLKRGVQRNMQYLGRQVMLTYDMPMNEVVMDFFDRLKSTSRGYASLDYEFKEFQCADLVKLDVLVNSEKVDALSLIVHRASSVYRGRELVSKMRELIPRQMFDIAVQAAIGGHIIARETVKALRKNVLAKCYGGDITRKKKLLEKQKAGKKRMKQVGNVEIPQEAFLAILQVGEK comes from the coding sequence ATGAAACATATCAGAAATTTCTCGATCATTGCCCATATTGACCATGGCAAATCGACCCTGGCCGACCGCTTCATCCAGTTTTGCGGTGGCCTCGAACTGCGTGAAATGAGTGCCCAGGTGCTCGACTCGATGGATATCGAGAAAGAACGCGGCATCACCATCAAGGCCCAGACGGCAGCCTTGCAATACAAGGCGCGCGACGGACAGGTGTACAACCTGAACCTGATCGACACCCCGGGACACGTGGACTTTTCCTACGAGGTTTCCCGCTCGCTGTCTGCCTGCGAAGGCGCACTGTTGGTGGTGGATGCCTCGCAAGGGGTGGAAGCACAAACCGTGGCCAACTGCTATACCGCCATCGATCTGGGCGTGGAAGTGGTGCCGGTGCTGAACAAGATCGACCTGCCAGCAGCCGAGCCCGAGCGCGTGTCCCAGGAAATCGAGGACATCATCGGTATTGAAGCCATTGATGCCGTGCGTGCCTCGGCCAAGTCTGGTATCGGCATTCAGGACATCCTCGAAGTGGTGGTCAGCAAGATTCCGCCGCCGGAAGGCAATCCGGATGGCCCGCTCAAAGCCCTGATCATCGACTCTTGGTTCGACAACTACGTCGGCGTGGTGATGCTGGTGCGGGTCAAGGATGGTCAGGTTCGCCCCAAGGACAAGATCAAGTTCATGGCCACCGGTGCCGAGCATCTGGTGGAGCAGGTCGGTGTGTTCTCGCCCAAGTCGGTACAGCGCGATGTGCTGAACGCAGGCGAGGTAGGCTTCATCATTGCCGGTATCAAGGAGCTGAAGTCGGCCAAGGTGGGTGACACCATCACCCTGATGAAGACGCCGGCTACCGAAGCCCTGCCGGGCTTCAAGGAAGTGCAGTCGCAGGTATTTGCCGGCCTGTATCCGGTGGAAAGCCACGATTACGAAGCCCTGCGCGATGCGCTGGAAAAGCTGCAGCTGAACGACGCCTCGCTCAAATACGAACCTGAAGTGTCGCAGGCACTGGGCTTTGGCTTCCGCTGCGGCTTCCTGGGCCTGTTGCACCTGGAAATCGTGCAGGAACGGCTGGAGCGCGAATTCGACATGGACCTGATCACCACGGCGCCAACCGTGGTGTATGAGCTGGTGTTGAAAGACGGTAGCGTGATTCATGTCGACAACCCGTCGCGTCTGCCGGACCCGGGCAAGGTGGAAGAGATCCGCGAACCCATCATCACCGCCCATATCCTGGTGCCACAAGACTATGTCGGCGCGGTCATTACCCTGTGTACCCTGAAGCGCGGTGTGCAGCGCAATATGCAGTATCTGGGCCGTCAGGTGATGCTCACTTACGATATGCCGATGAATGAAGTGGTGATGGACTTCTTTGACCGCCTCAAGTCCACCAGCCGCGGCTATGCCTCCCTTGACTACGAGTTCAAGGAATTCCAGTGCGCCGATCTGGTCAAGCTGGATGTACTGGTCAACAGCGAAAAAGTGGATGCACTCAGCCTGATCGTGCACCGTGCCTCCAGCGTCTACCGTGGCCGTGAGCTGGTCTCGAAAATGCGTGAACTGATTCCGCGCCAGATGTTTGACATCGCTGTGCAGGCAGCCATCGGCGGCCATATCATTGCGCGTGAAACGGTGAAGGCACTACGCAAGAACGTTCTGGCCAAGTGCTATGGCGGCGACATCACCCGTAAGAAAAAGCTGCTGGAAAAACAAAAGGCCGGCAAGAAGCGCATGAAGCAGGTGGGTAATGTGGAAATCCCGCAAGAGGCTTTCCTGGCCATTCTTCAAGTAGGGGAAAAATAA
- the lepB gene encoding signal peptidase I codes for MGENLFWVFTVAVIVGGMLVAFGGQREVGQKDWPVSIQWGYLALVIGGFGLLSNYMSFTAVMLVFVLVTGVVWGLDKFLLAKKRAGEPGHFVEYSRGFFPVILVVFLLRSFLVEPFQIPSSSMRPGLVVGDFILVNKFAYGIRVPVLNNVVVPMGKVSRGDVVVFNYPPNPKVNYIKRVIGVAGDVVEYRNKRLTINGKAVPDEKDGTYDYLEQGMAMIHNDQFKEVMNGKSYKVLNIPDAPVVALGQVADFPSRDQCQYDDNGFVCKVPAGHYFMLGDNRDNSLDGRYWGFVDDRLMVGKAFLIWMNFSALSRIGTAIR; via the coding sequence GTGGGCGAAAACCTGTTCTGGGTATTTACTGTGGCCGTCATCGTTGGCGGTATGCTGGTGGCGTTTGGCGGACAGCGCGAAGTCGGGCAGAAGGACTGGCCGGTGTCGATACAGTGGGGTTATCTGGCTCTGGTGATCGGCGGCTTCGGCCTGTTGTCCAACTACATGAGCTTTACGGCAGTCATGCTGGTGTTCGTGCTGGTAACTGGTGTGGTATGGGGCCTGGACAAGTTTTTGCTGGCAAAGAAACGCGCTGGTGAGCCCGGACATTTTGTTGAATATTCGCGCGGTTTCTTCCCGGTGATCCTGGTGGTGTTCCTGCTGCGCTCCTTCCTGGTGGAACCGTTCCAGATTCCCAGCAGCTCGATGCGTCCCGGGTTGGTGGTGGGGGACTTCATCCTGGTGAACAAGTTTGCCTATGGTATTCGCGTTCCGGTGCTCAACAATGTGGTGGTGCCGATGGGCAAGGTAAGCCGTGGTGATGTGGTGGTGTTCAACTATCCGCCCAACCCCAAGGTCAATTACATCAAGCGCGTCATCGGTGTGGCAGGCGATGTGGTGGAGTACCGTAACAAGCGTCTGACCATCAATGGCAAGGCAGTACCGGATGAAAAAGATGGCACTTATGACTATCTTGAACAAGGAATGGCGATGATTCACAACGACCAGTTCAAGGAAGTCATGAATGGCAAGTCGTACAAGGTGCTGAACATTCCGGATGCGCCCGTGGTGGCACTGGGGCAGGTAGCTGACTTCCCTTCGCGTGATCAGTGCCAGTATGATGACAATGGCTTTGTCTGCAAGGTGCCGGCCGGACATTACTTCATGCTGGGCGACAACCGTGACAACAGCCTGGATGGCCGCTACTGGGGTTTCGTCGATGATCGTCTGATGGTGGGCAAGGCCTTCCTGATCTGGATGAACTTCAGCGCGCTGTCCCGCATTGGCACCGCCATTCGCTAA
- a CDS encoding DUF4845 domain-containing protein, with protein sequence MQRQQGLSVISVLFIMLVVGAGFLLAGKVLPVYNEYAEVRKAVTAMASQPGRGETELRREFMNHAMVGDISSIKPENLTIITTANTVFVRAAYRREVPLFANVSLAFDFDTQAGQTPQ encoded by the coding sequence ATGCAGCGTCAGCAGGGTTTATCAGTCATTTCAGTACTGTTCATCATGCTTGTTGTCGGAGCCGGCTTCTTGCTGGCTGGCAAGGTGCTGCCGGTGTATAACGAGTACGCCGAGGTCCGCAAGGCGGTAACGGCCATGGCCAGCCAACCCGGACGGGGTGAAACCGAACTGCGTCGCGAGTTCATGAACCACGCCATGGTGGGTGACATTTCCTCTATCAAGCCGGAAAACCTCACCATCATTACCACTGCCAACACCGTCTTCGTGCGTGCAGCCTATCGCCGCGAAGTACCGCTGTTTGCCAATGTCAGCCTGGCTTTCGATTTTGATACCCAGGCTGGACAGACACCCCAGTAA
- the rnc gene encoding ribonuclease III: protein MNHVDTRFRRLSEALDYAFQKPDLLRQALTHRSFAASNNERFEFIGDSILNYTVARMLFDQFPRLSEGELSRLRANLVNQNTLAEIAHELKLGDYLYLGEGELKSGGFNRPSILADALEATFAAVSFDADFQRAEQVVRRLYSSRVAAIDPTKHAKDAKTRLQEALQARKWPLPKYRILTQTGEAHEQWFKVVCDLGELIIESQGEGGSRRAAEQQAAEVALQLLEQKLATGKKHA, encoded by the coding sequence GTGAACCACGTTGATACCCGATTCCGGCGCCTGTCCGAAGCGCTGGATTATGCATTCCAGAAGCCTGACCTCTTGCGTCAGGCCCTGACACACCGCAGCTTTGCGGCCTCCAATAACGAACGCTTTGAGTTCATCGGTGACAGCATTCTCAATTACACCGTGGCGCGCATGCTGTTCGACCAGTTTCCGCGCCTGAGCGAAGGTGAGCTGTCCCGCTTGCGTGCCAATCTGGTCAACCAGAACACGCTGGCAGAAATTGCCCATGAGCTGAAGCTGGGCGACTATCTGTATCTGGGCGAGGGGGAGCTGAAAAGCGGTGGTTTCAACCGCCCGTCCATCCTGGCCGATGCGTTGGAGGCAACCTTTGCTGCAGTCAGCTTTGATGCGGACTTCCAGCGCGCCGAGCAGGTGGTGCGCCGTCTGTACAGCAGCCGCGTGGCCGCCATCGACCCCACCAAGCATGCCAAGGATGCCAAGACCCGGCTGCAAGAAGCGTTGCAGGCGCGTAAATGGCCGCTGCCCAAGTACCGTATCCTCACCCAGACCGGTGAGGCCCACGAACAATGGTTCAAGGTAGTGTGCGATCTGGGCGAGCTGATCATTGAATCCCAGGGCGAAGGCGGCAGCCGCCGTGCCGCCGAACAGCAGGCAGCCGAAGTCGCGCTGCAGCTCCTTGAACAAAAACTGGCCACAGGCAAGAAACACGCATGA
- the era gene encoding GTPase Era: MTEHAYHCGFVAIVGRPNVGKSTLMNHLIGQKVSITSKKAQTTRHRVNGIHTEDNAQFIFVDTPGFQTFHKGALNETLNKSVKDSLGSVDCVLFILEAMRCSAADREVMALLPKHTPVILVINKLDKVKDKFLLQEFIDGVRAEFQFADCEVVSAKHGQRLSELLDKVRPHLPESMPLYPDDMVTDKSERFLSAEIVREKLFRYLGEELPYEMNVEVEMFEMDGALRRIHIAILVDKENQKPIVIGKGGEKLKKISTEARLDMEKLFDGKVFLQVWVKVKSGWADDVRFLRDFGLN, translated from the coding sequence ATGACAGAACACGCATATCACTGTGGCTTTGTGGCCATCGTGGGCCGCCCCAATGTGGGCAAATCCACGCTGATGAACCATCTCATCGGCCAGAAAGTCAGCATCACCTCGAAAAAGGCGCAAACCACGCGCCACCGCGTCAACGGCATCCATACCGAAGACAATGCCCAGTTCATTTTTGTCGACACCCCGGGTTTCCAGACCTTCCACAAGGGTGCGCTCAACGAAACGCTGAACAAGAGCGTGAAGGATTCGCTGGGCAGTGTGGACTGTGTGCTGTTTATCCTGGAAGCCATGCGCTGCAGCGCGGCCGACCGCGAAGTGATGGCACTGTTGCCCAAGCACACCCCGGTGATCCTGGTGATCAACAAGCTGGACAAGGTCAAGGACAAGTTCCTGCTGCAGGAATTCATTGATGGCGTACGCGCTGAATTCCAGTTTGCTGATTGCGAAGTGGTCAGCGCCAAGCATGGCCAGCGCCTGTCCGAGCTGCTGGACAAAGTCCGTCCGCACCTGCCCGAATCCATGCCGCTGTACCCGGACGACATGGTGACCGACAAGAGTGAACGCTTCCTCTCCGCCGAAATCGTGCGGGAAAAGCTGTTCCGCTACCTGGGCGAAGAGCTGCCCTATGAAATGAATGTGGAAGTGGAAATGTTTGAGATGGACGGTGCGCTGCGCCGCATCCACATTGCCATTCTGGTAGACAAGGAAAACCAGAAGCCCATCGTCATCGGCAAGGGCGGCGAGAAGCTGAAGAAGATTTCCACCGAAGCCCGCCTGGATATGGAAAAGCTGTTTGATGGCAAGGTCTTCCTGCAAGTGTGGGTGAAGGTG